TGATTGCATTCGGACGAGTACGGTGGGGGCCCACACTCCCACCTTCTCTTGTCCGTTACTATTTCGCTTACCACTGTTTTCAGCTGTTGTAATTCAAGGGCTGTGATCGTCTTGGACTCAGTCCAACGGCCAAGATGTAAACAGATCATAAGACATTAGGACAGTGTTGTGATTCGTTGATTGAGTCTTCCTCCTAGTCTAATCCCATTTGTCTTTCGAGAGaacagagaaaagaaaaagaatcaaGCTTTCGTTGAGAGAATATGGCGGAGAGTAATGGTCGGAGGATCGGAGTGGCGGTGGATTTCTCGGAGTGCAGCAAGAAGGCTCTGAACTGGGCGATCGAGAACGTGGCTCGCGACGGAGATTATCTAATCCTCATCACCGTCGCTCACGATATGCATTACGAGGATGGCGAGATGCAGCTCTGGGAGACCGTTGGATCTCGTACGGTTTCTCAAACCTCCTTTCTTGTTTGTTTTactctgaattttttttaaaaaaagccTTCATCGTACGATCGATCTCGGTTTAGGAGTTTTGTCAAGTCTACTTGGTTTAGCCTTTTTTTATCTGATCTACCAAAAATATCTGTTTTGACTTTTACTCATGCATCGTTTTGTCTTATTAGTTAAGTTCGAGTTATGGGTTTTGAGTTCAAGTGTTTTCCTACAATAATCTTTATTGTTGGTTTGACTCTTGGTTTTGTGTTGTCACGTTTCAGCTCTGATTCCCCTGAGTGAGTTCTCGGAAGCTGCTGTGATGAAGAAGTATGGAGTGAAGCCTGATGCTGAAACCCTTGACATTGCCAACACTGCCGCTAGGCAGAAATCTGTAAgctttcttttttctctcttcaACGTAACTTAGTAGTTGTAAGAACAGTCCATGGTTTCTGTTAAATGAAGATgaactgttgttgttgttgttgttgtgaaaCATGAGCAGATTACAGTAGTGATGAAGATATACTGGGGAGATCCTCGTGAGAAGATATGTGAAGCTGCTGAACATATCCCTCTCTCAAGCCTTGTCATCGGTAACCGTGGCCTTGGTGGCCTTAAGAGGTAAAACATTCCtcctctttcctttttttcaaCATCTCCTCCTCTTACACATATTGATAAGTATGTAACGaaagcttttttttctttttttttttggcaggatGATAATGGGAAGTGTAAGCAACCATGTTGTGAACAACGTGGCATGCCCTGTCACCGTCGTGAAGGCTCACCACTGAGCTTTGTGTTGATATTGGTCGGATAACCCGATAACCGGTGTATATCTTAAGATTTGTGTATCGTAATCTGTATTTATAACTCTTGTGTGACTTGTATGTTTGTTTATCTTGTGCATCTTTATCTGATTTCATGGGTCAAAAATACTTCTAccttctaataaaataaatactcGCTTTGAGTTTTGGACCAAGTGATTTGCTTTTTCAAGCTTGTTATTGGTTTTTTTAATcttgatatttatattaattagaaGTTTAAAACAAACTTTGTTTTGGACAAGCATGCCTTTTATTGTCTCTGCTACAAAAGGAAATGCTAGTTTTATCATTTGAGGCAAAAGACTGATATAACATGCACACATGATCAACGCTTCTTACAATGATAAAACTTGTTAACTTAACTTTGGAAAATATTATATGAGAAATAGTTTACAGTATATTAAAATCCAAATAAGTTGCTAAGACAATATATTAAGaaatagaatatattaaaatccaaaatacaATATTGTTGCTAACTTGGTCACAAGCTATAATTGAATGTACCAAATAAGTTGCAAGACAATGTCACACATAATTATTTACCCTATTTTATATGCACTTTAATCATATTCATAAACCAAACGACCAACAAACGCCATAAGCATCATCGACTTTTCACACATTTCATTCATCGATCAGCCTTGACTTTTTCTTACCgtctggtttggtttggtttacatGGACGATGTTCAAGACTGGTCCATAAAGCCAGTACCATAACCACTTGACCTTATGAACTTCTTTAGGAGAAGAACCACGATTGCTATTGCGAGACCAACCGCCGCCAACGTGAACAGTCTGTCATCGACTGGCTTCTGAGCCGCTCTTCTTACCATTGTCTGCTCACCACTTCCAGAAGCTTTTGCCGCAACCTCAACCGTTGCTAACGCTCCTGCTGTAGGACTCGCATTAGCCTCTCTATTGACTGCTTGAGCTGCTTCTTCGATTATTCGATCATCAGCTATGGTGTCTACTGTGACGATGGATGGTTCTTCCACTACTGTTATGGCTTCCTGTGGCTCAGTTTGGGAATGAGCTACTGATTCAGTGGAAGCAGTTTGGTTACATTCCAGAGGAAGAGGTTTTGAAACCACAGTCGCTTTGCTAAGAATGTAGTGATGAATCTGCACTTATTAAGAGGACATGAATACTAAAGTTGAAGATCAATAACAGATAAGCCATGTCATTAAGAGAAAACAAATCATATAACAACACAAAGAAAAGCTCAAGAGTTAAAGGTAAAAGGAGATAATAGTAGCTGTGATTTGCAGTTAAAATAAAGCAGagtttcttaaaatatttgtgAATAATGTTGATGCTTGTTAGAGCAAACATTAACTCTTGAGCCCTAGAGATATGCGACCTTACTAGTATACCGTAACGCCAGTTTTTAACAGCAGCTATTCATATGATGGTTTATAAAGACAAATGCCAAAATCACGATAGaacaaatattcaaattttaaaagttatgcttagtggtaaaaaaataaaaaggaccTTTAGAGGGGGTTAAATACCTCATCAATAACTTTCTGACGTTCAGGAGAGCCATACTTGGGCGGTGCCTCACGTGATTTAATGGCTAGTGTACGCCTCTCTTCTTTTGGATACTCTACTGATCCCAGTGCTCCGTTGGGGCTAGTAGGCATGAAGGCAATGAGAGCCACCAAAGCAGTGCGAACTGCAAAGAAACAAACCTCAATCATAAGCGCAAAGAGCTAACTTATACTTCAACCATTAGTGCCATCACATTTACCACTCCAAGAAGGTTGCCAGTGCTCAGGATGGTAATTCGAAATGCTCAAGCAAATCTTGGTATTGGTTTCAAACCGACCGTTAGGCTGAAGCAAGACAAagagattcattattatataCATAGGCCCTGTTCGTTTCGTGGTCGCCAGCGTCAGCGACTAGAGTCAGCGACCAGCGACTTCGACATAATGTCGCTGATAGTTGTTCGGTCGCGAGGTTGATCGCAGCGGTTGTCGCTGAGTTGTTCGTTTCGTA
The Brassica napus cultivar Da-Ae chromosome A1, Da-Ae, whole genome shotgun sequence DNA segment above includes these coding regions:
- the LOC106396771 gene encoding universal stress protein PHOS34, which encodes MAESNGRRIGVAVDFSECSKKALNWAIENVARDGDYLILITVAHDMHYEDGEMQLWETVGSPLIPLSEFSEAAVMKKYGVKPDAETLDIANTAARQKSITVVMKIYWGDPREKICEAAEHIPLSSLVIGNRGLGGLKRMIMGSVSNHVVNNVACPVTVVKAHH
- the LOC125577366 gene encoding ubiquitin-conjugating enzyme E2 32-like, which translates into the protein MADEKYNRKNPAVKRILQEVKEMQANPSDDFMSLPLEENIFEWQFAIRGPADTEFEGGIYHGRIQLPADYPFKPPSFMLLTPNGRFETNTKICLSISNYHPEHWQPSWSVRTALVALIAFMPTSPNGALGSVEYPKEERRTLAIKSREAPPKYGSPERQKVIDEIHHYILSKATVVSKPLPLECNQTASTESVAHSQTEPQEAITVVEEPSIVTVDTIADDRIIEEAAQAVNREANASPTAGALATVEVAAKASGSGEQTMVRRAAQKPVDDRLFTLAAVGLAIAIVVLLLKKFIRSSGYGTGFMDQS